The following are encoded together in the Bubalus kerabau isolate K-KA32 ecotype Philippines breed swamp buffalo chromosome 3, PCC_UOA_SB_1v2, whole genome shotgun sequence genome:
- the NKAIN1 gene encoding sodium/potassium-transporting ATPase subunit beta-1-interacting protein 1 isoform X3, which yields MQETVAALERQIFDFLGYQWAPILANFLHIMAVILGIFGTVQYRSRYLILYAAWLVLWVGWNAFIICFYLEVGQLSQDRDFIMTFNTSLHRSWWMENGPGCLVTPVLNSRLALEDHHVISVTGCLLDYPYIEALSSALQIFLALFGFVFACYVSKVFLEEEDSFDFIGGFDSYGYQAPQKTSHLQLQPLYTSG from the exons ATGCAGGAGACG GTGGCTGCGCTGGAGCGGCAGATCTTTGACTTCCTGGGCTACCAGTGGGCTCCGATCCTAGCCAACTTCCTGCACATCATGGCAGTTATCCTGGGCATCTTTGGCACCGTGCAGTACCGCTCCCGGTACCTCATTCTG TATGCAGCCTGGCTGGTGCTCTGGGTTGGCTGGAATGCTTTTATCATCTGCTTCTATTTGGAGGTTGGACAGCTGTCCCAG GACCGGGACTTCATCATGACCTTCAACACATCCCTGCACCGCTCCTGGTGGATGGAGAACGGGCCAGGCTGCCTGGTGACACCTGTCCTGAACTCCCGCCTGGCCCTGGAGGACCACCATGTCATCTCAGTCACCGGCTGCCTGCTCGACTACCCCTACATTGAAGCACTTAGCAGTGCCCTGCAGATCTTCTTGGCT CTGTTCGGCTTCGTGTTCGCCTGCTACGTGAGCAAAGTATTCCTGGAAGAGGAGGACAGCT TCGATTTCATCGGCGGTTTTGACTCCTACGGATACCAGGCGCCCCAGAAGACGTCGCATTTACAACTGCAGCCTCTGTACAC GTCTGGGTAG
- the NKAIN1 gene encoding sodium/potassium-transporting ATPase subunit beta-1-interacting protein 1 isoform X4, producing the protein MAVILGIFGTVQYRSRYLILYAAWLVLWVGWNAFIICFYLEVGQLSQDRDFIMTFNTSLHRSWWMENGPGCLVTPVLNSRLALEDHHVISVTGCLLDYPYIEALSSALQIFLALFGFVFACYVSKVFLEEEDSFDFIGGFDSYGYQAPQKTSHLQLQPLYTSG; encoded by the exons ATGGCAGTTATCCTGGGCATCTTTGGCACCGTGCAGTACCGCTCCCGGTACCTCATTCTG TATGCAGCCTGGCTGGTGCTCTGGGTTGGCTGGAATGCTTTTATCATCTGCTTCTATTTGGAGGTTGGACAGCTGTCCCAG GACCGGGACTTCATCATGACCTTCAACACATCCCTGCACCGCTCCTGGTGGATGGAGAACGGGCCAGGCTGCCTGGTGACACCTGTCCTGAACTCCCGCCTGGCCCTGGAGGACCACCATGTCATCTCAGTCACCGGCTGCCTGCTCGACTACCCCTACATTGAAGCACTTAGCAGTGCCCTGCAGATCTTCTTGGCT CTGTTCGGCTTCGTGTTCGCCTGCTACGTGAGCAAAGTATTCCTGGAAGAGGAGGACAGCT TCGATTTCATCGGCGGTTTTGACTCCTACGGATACCAGGCGCCCCAGAAGACGTCGCATTTACAACTGCAGCCTCTGTACAC GTCTGGGTAG
- the NKAIN1 gene encoding sodium/potassium-transporting ATPase subunit beta-1-interacting protein 1 isoform X2, giving the protein MTWAPEKVAALERQIFDFLGYQWAPILANFLHIMAVILGIFGTVQYRSRYLILYAAWLVLWVGWNAFIICFYLEVGQLSQDRDFIMTFNTSLHRSWWMENGPGCLVTPVLNSRLALEDHHVISVTGCLLDYPYIEALSSALQIFLALFGFVFACYVSKVFLEEEDSFDFIGGFDSYGYQAPQKTSHLQLQPLYTSG; this is encoded by the exons ATGACATGGGCTCCTGAGAAG GTGGCTGCGCTGGAGCGGCAGATCTTTGACTTCCTGGGCTACCAGTGGGCTCCGATCCTAGCCAACTTCCTGCACATCATGGCAGTTATCCTGGGCATCTTTGGCACCGTGCAGTACCGCTCCCGGTACCTCATTCTG TATGCAGCCTGGCTGGTGCTCTGGGTTGGCTGGAATGCTTTTATCATCTGCTTCTATTTGGAGGTTGGACAGCTGTCCCAG GACCGGGACTTCATCATGACCTTCAACACATCCCTGCACCGCTCCTGGTGGATGGAGAACGGGCCAGGCTGCCTGGTGACACCTGTCCTGAACTCCCGCCTGGCCCTGGAGGACCACCATGTCATCTCAGTCACCGGCTGCCTGCTCGACTACCCCTACATTGAAGCACTTAGCAGTGCCCTGCAGATCTTCTTGGCT CTGTTCGGCTTCGTGTTCGCCTGCTACGTGAGCAAAGTATTCCTGGAAGAGGAGGACAGCT TCGATTTCATCGGCGGTTTTGACTCCTACGGATACCAGGCGCCCCAGAAGACGTCGCATTTACAACTGCAGCCTCTGTACAC GTCTGGGTAG
- the NKAIN1 gene encoding sodium/potassium-transporting ATPase subunit beta-1-interacting protein 1 isoform X1: MGKCSGRCTLVAFCCLQLVAALERQIFDFLGYQWAPILANFLHIMAVILGIFGTVQYRSRYLILYAAWLVLWVGWNAFIICFYLEVGQLSQDRDFIMTFNTSLHRSWWMENGPGCLVTPVLNSRLALEDHHVISVTGCLLDYPYIEALSSALQIFLALFGFVFACYVSKVFLEEEDSFDFIGGFDSYGYQAPQKTSHLQLQPLYTSG, translated from the exons GTGGCTGCGCTGGAGCGGCAGATCTTTGACTTCCTGGGCTACCAGTGGGCTCCGATCCTAGCCAACTTCCTGCACATCATGGCAGTTATCCTGGGCATCTTTGGCACCGTGCAGTACCGCTCCCGGTACCTCATTCTG TATGCAGCCTGGCTGGTGCTCTGGGTTGGCTGGAATGCTTTTATCATCTGCTTCTATTTGGAGGTTGGACAGCTGTCCCAG GACCGGGACTTCATCATGACCTTCAACACATCCCTGCACCGCTCCTGGTGGATGGAGAACGGGCCAGGCTGCCTGGTGACACCTGTCCTGAACTCCCGCCTGGCCCTGGAGGACCACCATGTCATCTCAGTCACCGGCTGCCTGCTCGACTACCCCTACATTGAAGCACTTAGCAGTGCCCTGCAGATCTTCTTGGCT CTGTTCGGCTTCGTGTTCGCCTGCTACGTGAGCAAAGTATTCCTGGAAGAGGAGGACAGCT TCGATTTCATCGGCGGTTTTGACTCCTACGGATACCAGGCGCCCCAGAAGACGTCGCATTTACAACTGCAGCCTCTGTACAC GTCTGGGTAG